The genomic DNA AAATTGGAACCCGTGGATCGCCGCTTGCGCTTGCGCAGGCGCATGAAACGCGCGCGCGCTTGATGGTGGCGTTTGATCTGGCTGAGGCCGCGTTCGAGGTTTGCGTGATTAAAACCACGGGTGATGATCGGTCACTGATTGATGCGGATATTCCGCTAAAGGTGATTGGCAACAAAGGGTTGTTCACCAAAGAGATCGAAGAAGCGATGCTGGCGGGGCAGATTGATATTGCCGTTCATTCGACCAAGGACATGCCTGTTGCGCAGCCGGACGGATTGGTGTTGGACGTGTTTTTGCCGCGCGAAGATGCGCGCGATGCCTTTGTTTCGGTGAAATACAGCGGGATCCCTGATCTGCCCGAGGGGGCAATTGTTGGCACGTCTAGCCTGCGTCGCCGTGCGCAATTACTGGCGAAACGGCCTGACCTGACAGTCGTGGAATTTCGTGGCAATGTGCAGACGCGGTTGAAAAAGCTGGCCGATGGTCTGGCGGATGCGACATTTCTGGCGATGGCGGGATTGAACCGCATGGGGATGGATGATGCGGCGATGGGGGCGATTGATTTGGCCGACATGTTGCCCGCGATTGCCCAAGGCACCATTAGCATCGAACGGCGCATCGATGATCTGCGGGCCCGTGACATGCTGGCCGCGATCCACGATGTGCAAGCGGGTCAACAGATGGCGGCGGAACGGTCGTTTCTTGCGGCGTTGGACGGATCATGTGAAACGCCGATTGCAGGTTTGGCGATGATAGACGGTGATAACATGTGGCTGCGGGGTGAGATTTTGAAGCCCGATGGCAGTCAGGTGTTCACGGGGGAGCGGCGCGGGCTGGTGACGGAGGGCCGAGCGATGGGCAAGGAGCTGGCACAAGAGCTGTTGGGTCAGGCGGGGCCGGATTTCTTTGTGGCGGTTGATGCAGGCTAATCGCCTATAATCGGGATCAGCTTTCCGGGATTAAGGATGCTGTTGGGATCCAGCACGCCCTTTATCTTGCGCATCATATCAAGGGCGACAGGGTCTTTGCGACGCCGCATTGTGTTCAGTTTTGATAGGCCAATACCATGTTCAGCCGAAAAACTGCCGCCCAAGCTTTCAACGACATCTTCAATGATTTCAACGATTTTGTCCCTTAGTGCGGCATCATCGCTAGACGGATAGACGCCGTAATGCACGTTGCCGTCGCCCAGATGCGCGATGTAGAATGGTTCTGCCGCGCTGTCGGCCTCAGCCACTTTGGCGTTGGTTTCTTCCAAAAAGCGCGCCACAAGATCAAGGGGCAGGGCAACGTCGGTATCGATAATCGGCTGGCGCCAGAATGTCAGTTCGGCTGCTGCTTCGCGGCGGTCCCACATCGCGCGGCGCTGGGTTTCGTTTTGCGCGACGACGGCGTCGAGGATTGCGCCGCTTTGCATCATATCAGCCATGATCGTTTGCAGGGTATCGGTGATGTCCGTGTCGGTCGTTGTGGCGACTTCGATCAGGATATTGACTTCATGGGGCGCATCAAAGGGTTCGCGCGCGCCGTCTACGCGGGCCATGTGCACATCGATGTAATGGCGCGGCATGTATTCGAACGCTTCCACCTCGCCCCCTGTCGCGTCTTGTACGCGGTTCAGCAGTGTCAGCGCCGCGTCCAACGCCGCCACAGCCACCATTGCGGTGGCATAGGTACGCGGTTTC from Octadecabacter antarcticus 307 includes the following:
- the hemC gene encoding hydroxymethylbilane synthase, which translates into the protein MKFEMPTPAAPLKIGTRGSPLALAQAHETRARLMVAFDLAEAAFEVCVIKTTGDDRSLIDADIPLKVIGNKGLFTKEIEEAMLAGQIDIAVHSTKDMPVAQPDGLVLDVFLPREDARDAFVSVKYSGIPDLPEGAIVGTSSLRRRAQLLAKRPDLTVVEFRGNVQTRLKKLADGLADATFLAMAGLNRMGMDDAAMGAIDLADMLPAIAQGTISIERRIDDLRARDMLAAIHDVQAGQQMAAERSFLAALDGSCETPIAGLAMIDGDNMWLRGEILKPDGSQVFTGERRGLVTEGRAMGKELAQELLGQAGPDFFVAVDAG
- a CDS encoding FAD-binding oxidoreductase, with translation MALLQQFTAIVGKEYALTGNDTARWSTDWTGKYCAQPGVVLRPASTLQVSQIMMLANAQRQSITPVSGHTGLVGGTYAPGGVMVSLDRMNTIHDINAATRTAVVDAGVVLSSLHDAADNEGLIFPLTFGARGSAMIGGVVSTNAGGSNVLRYGNTRDLVLGLEAVLADGRIVNLMSSLHKDNSGLNLRQLLIGAEGTLGIITKATLKLAPKPRTYATAMVAVAALDAALTLLNRVQDATGGEVEAFEYMPRHYIDVHMARVDGAREPFDAPHEVNILIEVATTTDTDITDTLQTIMADMMQSGAILDAVVAQNETQRRAMWDRREAAAELTFWRQPIIDTDVALPLDLVARFLEETNAKVAEADSAAEPFYIAHLGDGNVHYGVYPSSDDAALRDKIVEIIEDVVESLGGSFSAEHGIGLSKLNTMRRRKDPVALDMMRKIKGVLDPNSILNPGKLIPIIGD